One Clavibacter zhangzhiyongii genomic region harbors:
- the arfB gene encoding alternative ribosome rescue aminoacyl-tRNA hydrolase ArfB, protein MDLEVGPALTIPAAELQWRFSRSSGPGGQHVNTSDSRVQLTWDVVGSLVLSEAQRERILERIGRRLVAGTVTVTMSEQRSQLRNRVAAIDALREIVADALAPAAAERRATRPTRGSQRRRLAAKTQRSATKQQRKRPTGE, encoded by the coding sequence ATGGATTTAGAGGTCGGCCCCGCGCTGACCATCCCCGCGGCGGAGCTGCAGTGGCGGTTCTCGCGGTCGTCCGGTCCCGGCGGGCAGCACGTCAACACCTCGGACAGCCGGGTGCAGCTCACGTGGGACGTCGTGGGATCGCTCGTGCTGAGCGAGGCGCAGCGGGAGCGGATCCTCGAGCGGATCGGCCGGCGCCTGGTCGCGGGGACGGTCACGGTGACGATGTCCGAGCAGCGGTCGCAGCTGCGCAACCGGGTCGCCGCGATCGACGCGCTCCGCGAGATCGTGGCCGATGCGCTCGCACCGGCGGCCGCGGAGCGCCGCGCGACACGTCCCACGCGCGGCTCGCAGCGCCGCCGCCTCGCGGCCAAGACGCAGCGGTCCGCGACGAAGCAGCAGCGCAAGCGGCCGACCGGGGAATGA